One genomic region from Listeria monocytogenes encodes:
- a CDS encoding glycoside hydrolase family 125 protein, with the protein MTNKVPASFNKWIEKVKTTFPENEKLHRMFEKCFKNTYTTTLQETEEGLPFVITGDIPAMWLRDSTSQIRPYLIVAEEDEEMATVIENLVKLQTKCILHDPYANAFNKSANGAGFQNDKTAMTDLVWERKYEIDSLCYPIQLAYLLWKSTNRTGHFTEEFRKALHQIIEVFKIEQKHTEQSPYRFERENVRQSDTLNNNGKGTDVSYTGMSWSGFRPSDDACMYGYLVPSNMFLVVVMDYVQEIVATFYPEDKELPKESSDLRKEVAAGIETYAKQAHPYYGDVYAYEVDGTGRKLFMDDANVPSLLAAPYLGFCEKTDPAYQATRKLILSRENPYFVEGSVLTGIGSPHTPDHYVWPIALSSEGLTAETEAEKQAILEMLIAGDGGTDYMHEGVNASNPSEFTRDWFAWSNAMFSEFVLSLCGVYVKGSPLSK; encoded by the coding sequence ATGACAAACAAAGTACCAGCAAGTTTTAACAAATGGATAGAGAAAGTGAAAACGACTTTTCCAGAAAATGAAAAACTACATCGCATGTTTGAAAAATGTTTTAAGAATACGTATACAACTACTTTACAAGAAACAGAAGAGGGGCTTCCATTTGTTATTACAGGAGACATTCCAGCGATGTGGTTACGCGATTCTACAAGCCAAATTAGACCATATTTAATTGTGGCGGAAGAAGACGAAGAAATGGCGACTGTTATTGAAAACCTCGTAAAGTTACAAACTAAATGTATTTTGCATGACCCATACGCGAATGCTTTTAATAAATCGGCGAATGGGGCGGGATTTCAAAACGACAAAACAGCAATGACCGACCTGGTTTGGGAACGAAAATATGAAATTGATTCACTTTGCTATCCGATTCAATTAGCGTATCTATTATGGAAAAGTACCAACCGTACAGGTCATTTTACCGAAGAATTTAGAAAAGCATTGCATCAAATCATCGAAGTTTTTAAAATCGAACAAAAACATACAGAGCAAAGTCCGTATCGTTTTGAACGAGAAAATGTGCGTCAATCAGATACCTTAAATAATAACGGAAAAGGAACAGATGTAAGCTATACTGGTATGTCTTGGAGTGGCTTTAGACCGAGTGACGACGCGTGTATGTACGGCTATCTTGTACCGAGTAACATGTTTTTAGTTGTGGTGATGGATTACGTCCAAGAAATTGTAGCGACGTTTTACCCGGAAGATAAAGAATTGCCGAAAGAGAGCTCGGATTTACGAAAAGAAGTTGCCGCAGGGATTGAAACCTATGCCAAACAAGCGCACCCGTATTACGGCGATGTTTACGCGTATGAAGTTGACGGAACGGGACGTAAATTATTTATGGATGATGCTAACGTGCCAAGCTTGCTTGCTGCACCATACCTTGGTTTTTGCGAAAAAACTGACCCCGCATACCAAGCGACCAGAAAACTTATTTTAAGTCGGGAAAATCCTTATTTTGTCGAAGGCAGTGTACTTACAGGAATTGGTAGTCCACATACGCCTGATCATTATGTATGGCCGATTGCGCTTAGCAGCGAAGGATTGACTGCAGAAACAGAAGCGGAAAAACAAGCTATTTTAGAGATGCTGATTGCTGGCGATGGTGGAACGGATTATATGCACGAGGGTGTCAATGCCTCGAATCCATCTGAATTCACGCGCGACTGGTTTGCTTGGTCTAATGCGATGTTTAGTGAATTTGTTTTAAGTTTGTGCGGTGTGTATGTGAAAGGAAGCCCATTAAGTAAATAA
- a CDS encoding alpha-mannosidase produces MTRKKAHIISHSHWDREWFLPLESLRFRLVTLMDEVEALLDKEDGFHHFHMDGQMIMLEDYLAVKPAKKEKMKQLVADGKLRIGPWYMLQDAFLTSGEANIRNLQYGLEMAEEFGQAEKIGYFPDTFGLYGQVPQLMRQAGFDTVVFGRGVNPTGFNNQVFDSAFASKYSEMFWESPDGSKVLGILLANWYSNGNEIPVDKEAAKVFWDKKLADVERFASTDEWLFMNGCDHQPVQTDLAEALEVARELYPDVKFIHSHFEKYQEAVKAGLEPGKLQTVHGELTSQQSDGWSTLANTASSRIYLKQANAKIERLLERLAEPISVMATEAGVQYPHEYLAYAWKLLMENQIHDSITGCSLDEVHREMEARFEKVEQTTMAIIQNAARRITEQIATNETGIPLTVFHAGGIEATRTVELEIETDAIHFSEMHFELIPDELAKLPEQSFRLETSTGEEIPVVVESLGIRFNYDLPERKFRDSYFARKYKLTFTVENLPAVGYETIYAYPVDLVNESANQTQDFSLENRFLKVEVAANGTYTILDKEKSVEVSGVGAYEDVGDIGNEYMFKETGDNLRINTLNSKPAIRVLREDKLGKTIEINHEIEIPESASATFAEEKRRLVWHPDRQSERSENFTTFKITTELTLNKHDKQLTIRVKLNNNVDDHRLRVLFPTGKQTETHQAGSVFEVVTRANKQVKEWTNPAKDNRKQGFVASGNIVVASLGLPEYEVSEHGDKLELTLLRAVSEIGDWGDFPAYEAECHREITAEFHLFLTDDSDVANSSIPAQVNARLTPIFAFQHKSATKEKILAEKRDFAEWKTEAGFVFSAFKLAKDNQPIIRFYQTASEPKLLTTERPWQNSTILEETTGDAKKQFTASPNEIITLKGV; encoded by the coding sequence ATGACTAGAAAGAAAGCGCATATTATTTCTCATTCTCACTGGGATAGAGAATGGTTTTTACCACTGGAAAGTTTGAGATTTAGGCTCGTTACACTGATGGACGAAGTAGAAGCATTACTTGATAAGGAAGATGGATTCCATCATTTTCATATGGATGGACAAATGATTATGTTAGAAGATTATTTGGCTGTGAAACCCGCTAAAAAGGAAAAAATGAAGCAGCTGGTTGCGGACGGGAAACTGCGAATTGGACCGTGGTATATGTTGCAGGATGCTTTTTTAACGAGTGGAGAAGCGAATATTCGTAATTTGCAGTATGGTTTAGAAATGGCAGAGGAATTCGGGCAAGCAGAGAAAATTGGTTATTTCCCTGATACGTTTGGTTTATATGGCCAAGTACCCCAACTCATGCGCCAAGCTGGTTTTGATACAGTTGTTTTCGGTCGTGGAGTCAATCCAACGGGCTTTAACAATCAAGTTTTTGATAGTGCTTTTGCCTCGAAATATTCGGAAATGTTTTGGGAAAGCCCGGACGGTTCGAAAGTCTTAGGAATTTTACTGGCGAATTGGTATTCCAATGGTAATGAAATTCCGGTGGATAAAGAAGCCGCAAAAGTTTTCTGGGATAAGAAGTTAGCGGATGTGGAACGGTTCGCGTCGACGGATGAATGGCTATTTATGAACGGCTGTGATCATCAGCCAGTGCAAACTGATTTAGCGGAAGCCTTGGAAGTGGCGCGGGAACTTTATCCTGATGTAAAGTTTATCCATAGCCATTTTGAAAAATACCAAGAGGCTGTCAAAGCTGGTCTTGAGCCAGGAAAATTACAAACGGTTCACGGAGAATTAACGAGCCAACAATCAGATGGATGGTCCACGCTCGCCAACACAGCATCTTCACGTATTTACTTAAAACAAGCTAATGCGAAAATAGAGCGTTTATTAGAGCGTTTGGCTGAACCGATTTCTGTGATGGCGACGGAAGCAGGTGTCCAGTATCCACATGAATACTTAGCTTATGCTTGGAAATTGCTCATGGAAAATCAAATCCACGACAGTATTACTGGATGTAGTTTGGATGAGGTGCACCGCGAAATGGAAGCTCGTTTTGAAAAAGTTGAACAAACGACTATGGCAATTATTCAAAACGCCGCGCGCCGAATAACGGAACAAATCGCAACGAATGAAACGGGTATTCCGCTTACGGTTTTTCATGCGGGTGGTATCGAAGCGACTAGAACAGTAGAGCTTGAAATTGAAACAGACGCAATTCATTTTTCTGAGATGCATTTTGAATTAATACCGGATGAATTAGCGAAACTTCCAGAGCAAAGTTTTCGGCTGGAAACAAGTACCGGCGAGGAAATTCCGGTTGTAGTTGAGTCGCTTGGCATTCGTTTCAATTACGATTTGCCAGAACGGAAATTCCGCGATTCTTATTTTGCGAGAAAGTACAAACTAACTTTCACCGTAGAAAATTTGCCAGCGGTTGGTTATGAAACAATTTACGCGTATCCGGTCGATTTGGTGAATGAATCAGCGAACCAAACACAAGATTTCTCTTTAGAAAACCGTTTTTTAAAAGTGGAAGTTGCGGCAAATGGGACGTATACGATTTTAGATAAAGAGAAGTCGGTAGAAGTTTCGGGTGTTGGGGCTTATGAGGACGTGGGCGACATTGGTAATGAATATATGTTTAAAGAAACCGGCGATAACTTACGAATAAATACACTTAATTCCAAACCGGCAATTCGAGTACTACGAGAGGATAAACTCGGCAAGACAATCGAAATAAACCATGAAATTGAAATACCAGAAAGCGCAAGTGCCACCTTTGCCGAAGAAAAACGTCGCCTAGTATGGCATCCGGATCGGCAGTCGGAGCGCTCGGAAAATTTTACTACATTTAAAATCACGACAGAATTAACGCTAAACAAACACGATAAACAATTAACTATCCGCGTGAAACTAAATAATAACGTAGATGACCATCGACTCCGCGTACTTTTCCCGACTGGAAAACAAACAGAAACACATCAAGCGGGAAGTGTTTTTGAAGTAGTAACACGCGCGAATAAACAAGTCAAAGAATGGACGAATCCTGCTAAAGATAACCGAAAACAAGGCTTTGTTGCTAGTGGAAATATCGTTGTCGCAAGTCTTGGTTTACCAGAATATGAAGTAAGCGAACATGGTGACAAATTGGAATTAACGTTGCTTCGCGCAGTATCTGAAATAGGCGATTGGGGTGATTTTCCGGCATATGAAGCGGAATGCCACCGAGAGATTACAGCAGAGTTTCACTTATTTCTGACTGATGATTCTGATGTTGCAAATAGCTCCATCCCAGCACAAGTAAACGCACGCTTGACTCCTATTTTTGCATTCCAACACAAATCAGCAACGAAAGAAAAAATTCTCGCAGAAAAAAGAGATTTTGCAGAATGGAAAACAGAGGCTGGATTTGTCTTCTCAGCATTTAAACTCGCTAAAGACAACCAACCGATTATCCGTTTCTATCAAACTGCAAGTGAACCAAAACTATTAACAACTGAGCGTCCATGGCAGAATTCAACAATTTTAGAAGAAACAACGGGAGATGCCAAGAAACAATTTACCGCTAGTCCAAACGAAATCATCACCTTAAAAGGAGTGTAA
- a CDS encoding alpha-mannosidase has translation MSIHMFFTKDKLRGRLDEVALYRYEKTYPIRNFQTAEDMDGEIAARPDNILYDNELTIGENWSGRDRYVWLKTTITFPDTKTGTRLIGYFDFGNTGDGHNSGFESLLFVNGEPYQGVDQNHREVLFPDSFAGKKVELVFRLWSGLEGGGTPTIQTHQLKEAFIGYLNLVIDDLYFTSKATLKTLDQLEEKNPTYAPLLQAINRAYLAIDWSTPGSEQNLASMATANQILQAALEKMPKNFPIKVAAVGHTHIDVAWLWRLKHTREKAARSFSTVLHLMEDYPEYLFLQSQPQLYAYIKEDYPEIYAKIKAKISEGNWEADGGMWLEADCNIPSGESLVRQMLYGQKFLREEFGKPSSFLWLPDVFGYSWALPQILRKSGIKTFMTTKISWNQYNRMPHDTFQWRGIDGTEILTHFITAPEKNSRISTYNGKMTARELVGLWDKYQDKEVNQELLLAYGYGDGGGGVNREMLEMRRRYDAMPGIPEVKPKSATAYFNDLHETINTTDQYVHTWNGELYFEYHRGTYTSQAFTKKMNRKIELGLRNSEWLSVLANLKQGITYPTEKLAGIWQILLRNQFHDIIPGSSIKEVYDDALIEYTEAMTENNVLISKQLASLTRAAEEKITLWNSSTWTRPRYIEISPENPADHLAFYDENNILLPAQKLVNNTWLIQHPNLPVLGAATISVKETPNILGQSSFNYNNKQLETPFYQIKWNEVGQFTSIFDKKNNRQVLAENTRGNVFQLFEDKPMWHDAWDIDLFYQEKQNEITALDSVEITEKGPLQFTMKQVLHSEKSQITQWIHFYHESPEIRFETEVDWRDRNQLLKVAFPVDVHASEASYDIQFGNVKRPTHWNTSWDYARFETVGHQWADLSEKNYGVSLLNDSKYGYDIKDSTIRLTLLKAAGYPDPDADLGIHQFTYSLYPHQGDFLDGETVQAAWELNNPIFTSNGEIETFSLFQVTNPYVMIDSVKQAEDGNGFILRLHEFAGTHGEVTFNSDYTITSITECNLLEENETSLPTPTFTIAPFEIKTYRIHLA, from the coding sequence ATGAGTATACATATGTTTTTCACTAAAGATAAACTACGAGGCAGGCTGGATGAAGTTGCGCTTTATCGTTACGAAAAAACTTATCCTATCCGTAATTTCCAAACAGCCGAGGATATGGATGGAGAAATTGCTGCACGACCAGATAACATCTTGTATGATAACGAATTAACTATCGGGGAAAACTGGTCAGGTAGGGATCGTTATGTCTGGCTCAAAACAACCATTACTTTTCCAGACACCAAAACTGGCACGCGTTTGATTGGCTACTTTGATTTTGGAAATACCGGCGACGGCCACAATTCTGGCTTTGAATCATTATTATTTGTTAACGGGGAACCATACCAAGGCGTCGATCAAAATCACCGCGAAGTTCTTTTCCCAGATAGTTTTGCTGGAAAAAAGGTGGAACTGGTCTTCCGTTTATGGTCCGGACTGGAAGGTGGCGGAACCCCAACCATCCAGACACACCAGTTAAAAGAAGCCTTTATTGGATATTTAAATCTCGTCATTGATGATTTGTATTTCACGAGTAAAGCAACTTTAAAAACACTTGACCAACTCGAAGAAAAAAATCCAACCTATGCACCGCTCCTCCAAGCGATTAATCGCGCTTACCTTGCGATTGATTGGAGTACACCTGGATCTGAACAAAACCTTGCCTCAATGGCAACAGCCAACCAAATCTTACAAGCCGCACTGGAAAAAATGCCGAAAAACTTTCCTATCAAAGTGGCGGCTGTTGGACATACGCATATAGATGTAGCATGGCTATGGCGCTTAAAGCATACTCGCGAAAAAGCCGCGCGATCATTCTCGACCGTGCTTCATTTAATGGAAGATTACCCTGAATACTTATTTCTCCAATCGCAACCACAACTTTACGCCTACATCAAAGAAGATTACCCAGAAATATATGCTAAAATCAAAGCGAAGATCAGTGAAGGAAACTGGGAAGCTGACGGCGGAATGTGGCTTGAAGCTGATTGCAATATTCCTAGTGGCGAATCGCTCGTTCGGCAAATGCTCTACGGTCAGAAATTTTTACGCGAAGAGTTTGGTAAACCTTCTAGTTTTCTATGGTTGCCAGATGTATTTGGCTATAGCTGGGCTTTACCGCAAATCCTTCGCAAATCAGGTATTAAGACTTTTATGACAACCAAAATTAGCTGGAATCAATATAATCGTATGCCACATGATACGTTCCAGTGGCGCGGGATAGACGGAACAGAAATTCTAACCCATTTCATTACTGCTCCAGAAAAAAATAGCCGCATTTCAACTTATAATGGCAAAATGACGGCGCGCGAACTTGTTGGTCTTTGGGACAAATATCAAGATAAAGAAGTGAACCAAGAATTACTACTTGCTTACGGCTACGGCGATGGCGGTGGCGGTGTGAACCGAGAAATGCTAGAGATGCGCCGTCGTTATGATGCGATGCCAGGAATTCCCGAAGTAAAACCAAAAAGTGCTACTGCTTATTTCAACGATTTACACGAAACGATAAATACGACAGACCAATATGTTCATACTTGGAACGGTGAGCTTTACTTCGAATATCATCGCGGAACTTATACAAGTCAAGCCTTTACGAAAAAAATGAATCGAAAAATCGAACTCGGCTTACGAAATAGCGAATGGCTTTCCGTTTTAGCAAATCTAAAACAAGGCATAACTTACCCAACTGAAAAATTAGCAGGCATTTGGCAAATTTTACTTCGAAATCAGTTTCATGACATTATTCCTGGCTCTTCTATAAAAGAAGTCTATGACGATGCTCTAATTGAATACACGGAAGCTATGACGGAAAATAACGTGTTAATTTCTAAGCAATTGGCCAGTTTAACAAGAGCAGCTGAAGAAAAAATAACGCTTTGGAATAGTTCCACATGGACCAGACCACGATACATCGAAATTTCACCTGAAAACCCAGCGGACCATTTAGCCTTTTATGATGAAAATAATATACTGCTGCCTGCGCAAAAATTAGTAAATAATACTTGGCTTATCCAGCATCCAAACTTACCTGTGCTTGGTGCCGCAACTATTTCTGTTAAAGAAACACCGAACATTTTAGGACAGTCATCCTTTAACTACAACAATAAACAACTAGAAACACCATTCTATCAAATAAAATGGAATGAAGTCGGACAATTCACGTCCATTTTTGACAAAAAAAATAACCGCCAAGTACTAGCGGAAAATACGCGAGGTAATGTATTTCAATTATTTGAAGATAAGCCGATGTGGCATGACGCCTGGGATATCGACCTATTTTATCAAGAAAAACAAAATGAAATCACCGCGCTAGATTCAGTTGAAATAACGGAAAAAGGCCCGCTCCAATTCACCATGAAACAAGTGCTACATTCCGAAAAATCACAAATTACCCAGTGGATTCATTTTTATCACGAAAGTCCTGAAATCCGATTTGAAACTGAGGTGGACTGGCGAGATCGCAACCAGTTGCTCAAAGTCGCCTTTCCTGTCGACGTGCATGCAAGTGAAGCTAGCTATGATATCCAATTTGGAAACGTCAAACGGCCAACGCACTGGAATACAAGCTGGGACTATGCCCGCTTTGAAACTGTTGGCCATCAATGGGCTGACCTTTCAGAAAAGAATTACGGTGTCAGTTTGTTAAATGATTCCAAATACGGCTATGATATTAAAGATTCTACAATCCGTCTAACCTTGCTTAAGGCAGCGGGCTATCCTGATCCAGATGCTGATTTAGGAATCCATCAATTCACTTATTCGCTCTATCCACATCAAGGCGATTTCTTAGACGGGGAAACAGTCCAAGCAGCCTGGGAATTGAATAATCCAATTTTCACTTCCAACGGCGAAATTGAAACTTTTTCTCTTTTCCAAGTGACAAATCCTTACGTGATGATTGATAGCGTTAAACAAGCCGAGGACGGGAATGGCTTCATTCTGCGCTTGCATGAATTTGCGGGAACGCACGGTGAAGTGACATTCAATAGTGATTACACCATTACTTCCATCACAGAATGCAATCTACTCGAGGAAAACGAAACATCACTTCCTACACCAACATTTACAATAGCTCCATTTGAAATTAAAACATACCGAATTCATTTAGCATAA
- the cspB gene encoding cold-shock protein CspB encodes MQTGTVKWFNSEKGFGFIEVEGGDDVFVHFSAIEGEGFKTLDEGQSVEFEIVEGQRGPQAEKVTKL; translated from the coding sequence ATGCAAACAGGTACAGTTAAATGGTTTAACAGTGAAAAAGGCTTCGGTTTCATCGAAGTAGAAGGCGGAGACGATGTATTCGTACACTTCAGCGCTATCGAAGGTGAAGGATTCAAAACTTTAGACGAAGGTCAAAGCGTTGAATTTGAAATCGTTGAAGGCCAACGTGGCCCACAAGCAGAAAAAGTTACTAAACTTTAA
- a CDS encoding phosphatase PAP2 family protein → MNTNRKKATPLFVIGGFCLILFITIASAIATESNWVARFDLSWIEKIRSGIQPDKTAIVKFLTTLGSAETTIILTIVVVLILFFLRKFVVGLWFGGTMLVCGVVLNLVLKSLVGRTRPASVNWLVSESGFSFPSGHATATAVFYGLAAMFLIFTVPKMWQKIVIGIIGYGFILFVMYTRVYLGVHFPTDVLGGFFLGTASVFISLGVYFLVRKPLHDLLVKWRIKDKSITE, encoded by the coding sequence ATGAATACAAATCGTAAAAAAGCAACACCGCTATTCGTTATCGGCGGATTTTGCCTTATTTTATTTATTACCATCGCTTCCGCTATTGCGACAGAAAGTAACTGGGTAGCACGTTTTGACCTAAGTTGGATTGAAAAAATCCGTAGTGGCATCCAACCGGATAAAACAGCCATCGTTAAATTTCTAACTACCCTAGGAAGCGCAGAAACAACAATCATTTTGACCATTGTAGTCGTTCTTATTTTATTCTTTTTACGAAAATTTGTTGTCGGACTTTGGTTTGGTGGAACGATGCTCGTTTGTGGCGTAGTACTAAATCTTGTTTTGAAAAGTTTGGTTGGTCGGACGCGTCCGGCAAGTGTGAATTGGTTAGTGAGCGAGTCAGGCTTTAGTTTCCCAAGTGGACATGCAACGGCAACGGCGGTTTTTTATGGCCTTGCAGCGATGTTCTTGATTTTCACTGTACCAAAAATGTGGCAAAAAATCGTTATCGGCATTATCGGTTATGGTTTCATCCTGTTTGTCATGTATACACGCGTTTATCTTGGTGTGCATTTCCCGACGGATGTACTTGGCGGATTTTTCCTGGGTACAGCATCGGTGTTTATCTCGCTAGGTGTTTATTTCTTAGTACGAAAACCATTACATGATTTACTTGTGAAATGGCGGATTAAAGATAAAAGTATTACAGAATAA
- the dapF gene encoding diaminopimelate epimerase — MATIHFTKVHGSQNDFFLVDEEENQIMDWSDAKRADFAIKLCDRKHSLGGADGILYVTKSSEAGPIGQMRVVNSDGSIASMCGNGLRTVARYLLEKHALTEAKVETMKAILDVKKATSLGFDIPTYQVEISPVKFNAESLPMNVGVEKLFNQVVPELDAELAFSAVSVPNPHLITFVDQTVLDSDRQETLASYLNSENPYFPDGVNVSFVKRLSDDAIYVRTFERGVGFTNACGTAMSACSLIKKMLDKDTFETPLNVYNDGGRVQVTAKKDEAGDISLQLIGNATFVSTGSVSYESDTVTELTNEATPEQAQYQELVKEVKEFLKTTE; from the coding sequence ATGGCAACAATTCACTTTACGAAAGTACATGGTTCGCAAAATGATTTTTTCTTAGTTGATGAAGAGGAAAATCAAATAATGGATTGGTCGGATGCGAAACGTGCTGATTTTGCGATAAAACTTTGCGATAGAAAACATTCGCTTGGCGGGGCAGACGGAATTTTATATGTCACAAAAAGCAGTGAAGCAGGACCAATTGGCCAAATGCGTGTCGTTAACTCGGATGGATCGATTGCGTCGATGTGCGGGAATGGCCTAAGAACGGTAGCTCGTTATTTACTTGAAAAGCACGCATTAACAGAAGCAAAAGTCGAAACAATGAAAGCGATACTAGATGTCAAAAAAGCAACTTCGCTTGGTTTTGATATTCCAACGTACCAAGTCGAAATTTCTCCAGTTAAATTTAACGCAGAAAGTTTACCAATGAATGTCGGTGTGGAAAAATTATTTAATCAAGTTGTTCCAGAACTTGATGCAGAACTCGCTTTTTCTGCTGTTTCTGTTCCTAATCCGCATTTGATTACATTTGTGGACCAAACCGTGTTAGACTCGGATAGACAAGAAACTTTAGCGAGTTATTTAAACAGCGAAAATCCTTATTTTCCAGATGGTGTCAATGTTAGTTTTGTGAAACGATTAAGCGATGATGCGATTTATGTGCGGACATTTGAACGCGGTGTAGGTTTTACGAATGCATGCGGGACGGCGATGTCAGCTTGTAGTTTAATTAAAAAAATGTTAGATAAGGATACTTTTGAAACACCACTTAATGTTTATAATGATGGTGGGCGAGTACAAGTGACTGCCAAAAAAGACGAAGCTGGTGATATTTCGCTACAATTAATTGGTAATGCAACGTTTGTTAGCACGGGGTCAGTTAGCTACGAAAGCGACACAGTTACTGAGCTTACAAATGAAGCGACACCAGAACAAGCACAGTATCAAGAGCTTGTAAAAGAAGTAAAAGAATTTCTAAAAACAACCGAATGA